A stretch of Tenrec ecaudatus isolate mTenEca1 chromosome 2, mTenEca1.hap1, whole genome shotgun sequence DNA encodes these proteins:
- the LOC142441165 gene encoding olfactory receptor 2V1, whose amino-acid sequence MATWLNQSSTDDFILLGIFSYRATDLALFSVVMIVFTVALCGNILLTSLIYIDSRLHTPMYFFLSQLSLMDLMLICNIVPKMAVNFLTGRKSISFVGCGVQIVFFVSLVGSEGLLLGLMAYDRYVAISHPLRYPILMSQRVCLQIAGGSWAFGTLDGLIQVVAAMTFPYCGSRQVDHFFCEVPALLKLACADTALFENLLFACCVFMLLLPFSIIVASYARILTAVLRMRSAQARKKALATCSSHLIAVSLFYGAAMFIYLRPKRYRTPSHDKVVSVFYTVLTPMLNPLIYSLRNREVMGALRKGLARCRTVSRH is encoded by the coding sequence ATGGCGACCTGGCTGAACCAGTCATCTACAGACGACTTTATTCTCTTGGGCATCTTTTCCTACCGTGCAACTGATCTTGCTCTTTTCTCTGTGGTCATGATTGTCTTCACAGTGGCCCTCTGTGGGAATATACTTCTCACCTCCCTCATCTACATCGACTCTCGGCTTCAtacccccatgtacttcttcctcagccAGCTCTCCCTCATGGACCTCATGTTGATATGCAACATTGTGCCGAAGATGGCAGTGAACTTCCTAACGGGAAGAAAATCCATCTCCTTCGTGGGTTGTGGTGTACAAATTGTTTTTTTTGTCTCTCTTGTGGGATCCGAGGGACTCTTGCTGGGACTCATGGCTTATGATCGCTATGTGGCTATTAGCCACCCACTCCGCTACCCTATTCTCATGAGTCAGAGGGTCTGTCTTCAGATTGCTGGAGGATCCTGGGCCTTTGGCACACTAGATGGATTGATCCAGGTGGTGGCAGCCATGACGTTTCCTTACTGCGGCTCCAGGCAGGTGGACCACTTCTTTTGTGAAGTGCCAGCTCTCTTGAAGCTGGCCTGTGCAGACACAGCTCTGTTTGAGAACCTGCTCTTTGCTTGCTGTGTCTTCATGCTccttctccccttctccatcatcgTGGCCTCCTACGCTCGGATCCTGACTGCTGTGCTCCGCATGCGCTCTGCTCAGGCTCGTAAGAAGGCTCTGGCCACCTGTTCCTCCCACCTGATTGCTGTCTCGCTCTTCTATGGGGCAGCCATGTTCATCTACCTGAGGCCCAAGCGCTACCGAACCCCTAGCCATGACAAGGTGGTCTCTGTCTTCTACACAGTTCTTACTCCTATGCTCAACCCCCTCATTTATAGTTTGAGGAACCGGGAGGTCATGGGAGCACTGAGGAAAGGGCTGGCCCGTTGTAGGACAGTCAGCCGGCACTGA